From Weissella confusa, a single genomic window includes:
- the rsfS gene encoding ribosome silencing factor has protein sequence MESNVNEMLEVAVKAADQKRAENLVALDIHEISLVSDAYLILDAPTQRQVLAIVDEIEDKMAEAGFELKRHEGRREGEWVLMDFGDLFVHVFKDDMRQFYNLEKLWGAAPEIDIDQWIVKEEF, from the coding sequence ATGGAAAGCAACGTAAACGAAATGTTGGAAGTAGCTGTTAAGGCTGCTGACCAAAAGCGCGCCGAAAACTTGGTTGCATTGGATATCCACGAGATTAGCTTGGTATCAGATGCTTACTTGATTTTGGATGCCCCAACGCAACGTCAAGTTTTGGCGATTGTTGATGAAATTGAAGACAAGATGGCTGAAGCTGGCTTTGAGTTGAAGCGTCACGAAGGTCGTCGCGAAGGTGAATGGGTCTTGATGGACTTTGGTGATTTGTTTGTGCACGTCTTTAAGGACGACATGCGCCAATTCTACAACTTGGAAAAGTTGTGGGGTGCTGCACCTGAAATTGACATCGACCAATGGATCGTTAAGGAAGAATTCTAA
- the yqeK gene encoding bis(5'-nucleosyl)-tetraphosphatase (symmetrical) YqeK, producing the protein MTNEIIYRGRYYNGSRKSLVEAAQAAMSEYRFQHVLRVEEMAVALAEKWGVDAEKASVAALTHDYAKERSDADFLAKIAEKQLDPDLVNWGNNVWHGIVGAEMVKDELGIENEDILTAIRQHTTGAPYMTTLSQIIYMADYIESGRDFPGVEEVRALAFEDLAASVGWQTGHTLAYLIEKQVPVYPGTLLTYNAWSVK; encoded by the coding sequence ATGACAAACGAGATAATTTATCGGGGCCGTTACTATAACGGTTCTCGTAAAAGCTTAGTTGAAGCAGCCCAAGCAGCGATGTCAGAGTACCGTTTCCAACACGTGTTGCGTGTTGAAGAAATGGCTGTGGCCTTGGCTGAAAAGTGGGGTGTTGATGCAGAGAAAGCATCTGTGGCAGCCTTGACGCATGATTACGCCAAGGAACGCTCTGATGCTGATTTCTTGGCGAAGATTGCCGAAAAGCAATTGGATCCAGATTTGGTTAATTGGGGAAACAACGTTTGGCATGGTATCGTCGGCGCCGAAATGGTGAAAGATGAACTGGGCATTGAAAACGAAGATATCCTGACAGCGATTCGTCAGCACACAACTGGTGCACCATATATGACGACGTTGAGCCAAATTATCTACATGGCAGACTATATTGAGTCAGGTCGCGATTTCCCAGGTGTTGAAGAAGTTCGCGCCTTGGCATTTGAAGACTTGGCAGCAAGTGTCGGGTGGCAAACGGGCCACACGCTTGCTTATTTAATTGAAAAGCAGGTTCCGGTTTATCCGGGCACGCTTTTGACATACAACGCATGGAGTGTGAAGTAA
- a CDS encoding nicotinate-nucleotide adenylyltransferase, whose product MINTIEKTITQAQAERAFIGETKKIGILGGTFNPPHVGHLVIAEQVADKLGLDKVYFMPNAKPPHVDVKHAIDPLHRAKMVQAAIAGNSRFGIELLEVQRGGKSYTYNTMLQLKVEHPNYEYYFIIGGDEVAYLKTWYRIDDLLKLVHFVGVNRPGQPRVTDYPVEWVEVPNLEISSTGIRKRIANKQSVRYLLPDMVAAYIVEKGLYMDDKRDNLSGPLL is encoded by the coding sequence ATGATTAATACAATCGAAAAAACCATCACGCAAGCACAAGCCGAGCGTGCGTTTATCGGTGAAACAAAGAAAATTGGTATTTTGGGTGGCACATTTAATCCGCCACACGTTGGTCACTTGGTCATTGCTGAACAGGTGGCAGATAAGCTTGGCTTAGACAAGGTATACTTCATGCCAAATGCTAAGCCACCGCACGTTGATGTGAAGCATGCAATTGATCCATTGCACCGTGCCAAGATGGTCCAAGCGGCCATTGCAGGTAACAGTCGCTTTGGCATTGAATTGCTTGAAGTACAACGCGGTGGCAAGAGCTACACCTACAACACAATGTTGCAACTGAAGGTGGAGCACCCAAACTACGAATACTATTTCATTATCGGTGGTGATGAAGTGGCGTACTTAAAGACATGGTATCGCATTGATGACTTGCTTAAGTTAGTTCACTTTGTTGGTGTTAATCGCCCAGGGCAACCACGAGTAACGGATTATCCTGTTGAATGGGTTGAGGTACCAAACCTTGAAATTAGTTCAACGGGTATTCGTAAGCGCATTGCTAATAAGCAAAGCGTGCGCTATTTGCTACCTGACATGGTAGCAGCCTACATTGTAGAAAAAGGGTTATACATGGATGACAAACGAGATAATTTATCGGGGCCGTTACTATAA